A segment of the Suncus etruscus isolate mSunEtr1 chromosome 7, mSunEtr1.pri.cur, whole genome shotgun sequence genome:
tgtggcccaaaaaccaaaaaaaaagaaaggaagcattTTGGGATGCTGAGAAAGGAGTTTCGTAAAGGTTATTTATTAGTTGGGGGAAGGATGGGGAAACATACATGGGGTGCAGGGCACACACCAGGCATGTGTGCTACTGCTTGGGCTGCATTTTTGGACCCTGTCTTTTATTTCAAGGGGGTGTTTATTTGTGTTGGgatctcacccagcagtgctcagggatcactcctggtgggcttaagagaccatatgagatgtgaggCTAGACTtcaagttagccatgtgcaaaagcaagcacccttctcggtgtccttcctcctctctccaaacccctctgtaattatttttttgattttggtgtttgggccacaccctgtggcagtCAGGGTTCTGGCTGGCTGAGGGTGCTGAAGGATCAAATCCCGGTcaagcgtgtgcaaggcaaacgccctccctgctgtgcttttgctccttcgatatttttttaaataaccaagTGTTGCATTGGTTATGAATGACTGTTCCTGTTAAACATATGAAGACTGGACCCTGGCACTGAGGCACTGGCTagattcaattccctgcatctcatatggtgttccccccacctcccccagcctgccaggagcgatttctgtttgcagagccaggagtaacccctgagggccgtagggtgtgacccaaaaacaaacaaaaaagcctttcAAATAAAGGTCCAAATTAAACATGACCAAAAAGTGGGTGCTGATTAATTCTGGGTGATGGGACAGAAAGTCAATTCAGAATCCTTCAGAATTCAGAAGATCTTCGGACCTTCCTGATGATGGAAAGATTGGAGCAGGGGTCCCCTGAGGGCTAATGCACAGGCAGTGAGATTCTGGGGTCTTAGCCCCTAGAGCAGCAGAGATGGGAAGCATGTGGTGCCGGCCCATGCCGTCGCCGAACATCTTTCTGAGCTCAGTGACCAGAGAAGCAGGAAAAGGACCCAGGACATAGCCAACTCGCCTGTCCTAACACTTTGTCCCCGTGATTCTGACTTCCCTCCTCTATCCCCAGGGGACGATGAGAACTTGTCTCTGCTAACCTCACTGCTTAAGGAGAACCAGGGGGCTATGAATGGTTACCCCAATGGAGGTGACCTCTGGGCCCAGGCCGAGGGCGGCCCAGATGCCTTTGATGAGCTCTTTGATGCCGATGGGAGTGGAGAGTCCTACACGGAGGAAGTAGAGGATGAGACCACCAAAGAGCAGAAGGAAAACGTGGCTTACCTGTTTGGGGACTTAACAGATGAAGAAGAAGCTGCTCCACCAACTGCAGACGGAGCTCTGGACCTAAGGAAAACCAACCAGGAGTTGCAAGGTGAGCTGACGGCCGTCTCTTTCTGCCGGAGAGCTGTGGGCTCTGGTACAGAGGGGCAAACATTTAAGGGCTCCTTTCAGGCTGCAAAgacccctttcttcctccttagcCAGCTTTGCTATATCTTCATGGCAAAGCTCTGACACTtcctcctgagcagagtcaagtaTGACGAGGTTTTTTTTGTCCTGTGGAGCCAGAACCAAGCTGCTTTCCACTCCACAGACACAGAATGTTCTAGAACTGAAGTTAAAGCTGGAGGCACATTCTCCTCCAAGCATCTTCTCTTAAAGCTTTACATTGTATTGGTTTAGACCCAGCAATTTTCAGAGGTTCTttgtggttctgcactcagaaattactcattgtagtgtttgggggaccgtatgggttgctgtggattgaacctgggtcagtaccgtgcaaggcaagctccctccttACTGTGCTGTTACTTCAGCTCAGCTTTACATTTAATAATATGTTCCAGAAAACAGTCTTTGGGCTGCATATAATTTCCTTGGGGAAGGAGTCTAGTACCATGGgtagggggcatttgccttgcacgcagctggcctgggttcagtttctgacatccatatgatcccctaagcatggccagaagtaaccaacccttgcattgtcaggtgtggtcccccaaaaaacaaaacaaaaaaagtatttcctGGGGCCGAATTGGTGGCGCAAGCaatttgcacatgctaacctaggacagaccgcggtttgatccactggagtcccatatggtacccaggccaggagcgatttctgagtgtatagccaggagtaacccctgagagttaccagatgtggcccaaaaaaaaaaaaaaaacaaaatatgtccTGACTTAACTAAGGTGTTACACAGGGATGTTGACAGCTCTCAAAGGTGGGATGACTCCATCACCAGGTGTTAGATTTGGcgctctattttgtttttggaccccaCACACATGGcacgatcagaggttactcctggctctgcactcagaaattgctcctggtgtgctcagggaaccatatgggatgtttgggatcaaacctgggtttgtcccaggtcagccacatgcaaggcaagcttgtGCTATCTTTCACTCTAGCCCCAGATTGTGCTCTCTAGCTGCCTGTTGGAAGCACAGAAGTGAGTCACCTGTTCTTGACAGTTCATTCTGTGGTTCATCTGGAGGTTTTGTGGCTTTGGGTAGACACCAGGAGGGACTTTTAGCACTGAGCATTGTGTCTAGTATTCCTGCTTATCTGCAGCTGAAATATCTGAGTGTTAGCacgttttttttctttcctagatGAACTAAGGACGTTGCAAAAGCAAATGACGTGCTTACAAGAGAAACTTAGAGTAGCCATGATCACAAAACCTGCACATCAAACTCCATTCCCAGGTAATAGCTTTTGGGACCATCTCCTGGGCGTGGGGAAATTACTTCCATGCAGGGCCCAAAAAATAGCCTGTTCTTGAGCCCCAGCCCTATGGCTTTTCACCCACTTATTTTACTTTGAATCCAGGAGACCGAGCTCCACGGCCCCCACTCAAGGAGAAAAGAGTGCAGAGAATCCAGGAGTCCGCCTGCTTTTCTGCAGAGCTTGATATTCCAGCTCTTCCCAAGGCCAAACGGGTGGCTCCGTCCCCCAAGATGGTCCTCAAAACTCCTGCAGGTGTGGTGCATGGGCCTCTCACACTCTTGGGGTGCTGTCTTACTGAGAGTGAgaagggggtggagagagagaaagacttgaGACTTGTGTATTTGCTACCCATTGAAAAAGGCACATTTTGGGGGTGGGAGCCTGATGCtatgtgttgtttgttttctttcactGTTTTGAGATCATAACTGGCAGTGCTAACTGGGAGTAAAGGGTTACttccagttctgcactcaggaatcactcctggctaagcttgAGGAACTCTTTAGGATGCCAGggtgaaacctgggtcagttgcatgcaaggcaaattgccttaccactggactatctctctaccTCCAGTGTTTTTAATTCTTcgttattttattctataatcaTATTGTCAGTGTAAGCTCTGGGctgaattcccagcatcacagtcTGGAGTTTGTATCTTAAAGTTTATGAGACTTACAAAGCGGCCAGGTTTGAACCAGCTTGTGTTAAACCTCAGGATTGCCTTTTCAAAAATGTGGCTACTAGCCTGGTTTTCTTCtcacctcattttcttttctttttttttttactcccctCTCCTGATTTTCATGTTGATTCCCCAGGTCCTGGAAGCTCATCCTCAAGGGTGGCGGCTGTACCTGCCCAAAGCACTCCCGGGAACAAGCCTGACAGAGGGCGTAGAGATCAGTGGACAGAGTCCCCCAAGGCTTCTGGGGAGGCAACCGAGCAGGTCTCCTTGGAAACCTACTCAGGCCTGCGTCTCCGGTCAGTAACAAACAGCCCCCACTCTGCCCCTGGTCCCCACTAGAGGATACCCTCCCCCAATTTTGACCAGATAATGGAAAGgatttggggggttgtttggACCACAGGGCTGACAGCTGTGGAACTGGCCAAACCTTGGCTGGGAGACGAGCTATGGTGCTAGGTCAGTATATTGGCGTAGGAGACTTCTGATGAGGGTGTTTCCTCGTTTGTGTGATAACTGGAAAATATTCATGAAAGGAAAGAGGACAGATAGCACATTAATCAGAACTTCATGGAGCTAGAGGTGGTTTTGAATACTCGATGACTCATAGTTTAGCCAGAATATTAGTCTCTCCTGGTTAAGTGGCGTGAAGGATCACAGTTATAtcattggggggagggggtcacaccaagcagcactcgggttactcctggctctatgctcagaaattgctcctggcggcaggctagggggactgtatgggatgctgggattcaaatcaccgtccttctgcatgcaaggcaaacgccttatttgcatgctctctctccggcccacagTTAtatcttttggaaaaaaaaaattagggctggATTGAAAGCATGGCAGGGAAGTTGTTGACCTTAAAAGTGGCTGAACAGGTCTTAAGCCCTAGCATcttgtatgcccccccccccaagcaccaattagagtaacctccgagcaatgccgggtgtagcccaaaaaccaaaaaaaaaaaaaatgggaaagaaagtGTACACCCAGGCTGCCATGAGAAGTCATGGAGCCATGGAGAAGGCCAGGCTTGTTCTTCATCTGAATGAAACTTTTTATATTAACTAGGGGCCATCCCAGCTGTGTGGGGTCCAGGCTCCAGCCTCCCTCACACTAGCCATTGTTCTGTCCCCCTGTCACTAGagctttggggggccatatccagtggtgctcaggagctcttTTTGCTGTGTCCAGAAGTGACCCCTCAGCATGTAGGCGACCACATGTGGTATAAGGGATTTGAATTGAAACCGGCTGCAAGCAAGTGCCCCATCTCTGACCCAGTCACAAATGGTTGCCAGGAGACTTTTTTGATTatagagcacagagctaggagtatgctAGGTTATGatccaaaaccaagaaaatataagaaattaaaggatGTGTGGCCTCTTCTCTAGATGCTCCAGTTCTATCCAGTGAAAAGCAGAAATtgcttttttccctcttctctaaAGACATGTGTCTTGTGCCTCTACTGTCACTGAGGCCCCTAAGAAACTTTGAGAAGCATCTGTCCCTTGCATCTCCTCAGTATCACGCCTCACGATCACTCTGCCACTTCTCCTCAGGCGGCCTCGCGTGTCCTCCATGGAGATGAGCAGGAAAATGGCGGGCCGGAAACTGATTCGACTGTCCCAACTCCAAGAAAAGGTGGCCAGTGAGAAGCTGGAGGAGATAGACTGGGTGACCTTTGGGGTGATCCTGAACAAGATCACCCCCCAGAGCTGCAACAGTGTGAGTCTGCGTTGCTGGCCACCGGTTTCTGCGTCCTCGCCTTGTCTGTTCCATCCTTACTGTGTTTCACTCAGCCTTGTTGAGTGTTGGGTGCCAGGGCACTTGGTGGGCCCTTTgttggaggaggaaaatggggagcaAAGTGAATTCAGATCCAGAGAGGCTTGACTAGACAGGACCATTATTTCACGGCTGGGTCAGTAGGTCTTGTAAAGCCTCCTCAGACCCATTGGCCATCTTTAGTGGGTGGAAGGGTCAGGCCACAGAGCTCAGAGGGCATATGAGTTTCTAGTTCCTTCCATGGCACTAGGTGGGTCCCTGGGGGTGTCCCCCTCCCCAGAATtcctagatgtgacccaaaatttaaataaaaggacaAGACTGACTAACACCTAGAGGGACAGTGTGTGGGGGCAATTCCATCCCTGTGGCCTTGCCGGACCAAAGTCTTGGTACCAACCAGGCGACTCCTTGTTGCAGGGGAAGACCTTCAGCATCTGGTACCTCACTGACCTCCATGACCTGACTCGACGTGTGTCACTCTTCCTGTTTGGGGAAACCCACAAGCAGCTCTGGAAGACGGCGCAGGGCAGCGTTGTGGGGCTGCTCAATGCCAACCCCATGAAGGCTCGGCACAATTCGGAGGAGGTCAGCAGGGTGGTGGCAGGTGGGGCAGTCGTGGGGCTCCCTCAGTGGGCGCCTCACCTTCATTCTGCTGTTGCTCCCTCAGCTCCCCATTTCCCGTGCCTCTTTCCTGCTGGTGGGGGCCCCCTGCCTTCCTCCCCGCCATTCTTCCTCCCCTCTGTAACTGCCTCCTTCCATCTTTGAAGATTGGAGCTTCCTTGGGGCCTCCTTTCGGTTCGCCCCAGAGCTTTTTCTCACAACTATTCATGGCAGCAGCGACAGGACAAGTGCTAAGAGTCGGGCTGGGAGGTGGGGGGCTATACTGGTCAGCACAGTCCTAGGGTAGCTCAGAACTCCTGACCTCTCAGATAGCCCCAGAGTGTCAGTGCTGCCCGAAGGTCCTCAAGCAAATGGCAAGTTGAGGCCATGCTGAAGAGGGACAAGCCTCCCTTCCCAAGGCCCTGGCTCTGAGCAGGTCAGCCTCATGGGGTATTTCCGGATTCCTGTCAGCTTCGGAGCTCAGCCCTGGCCTTTGCATCCTAGGTAGGAAGTGACACTATCTCCTCACCAGGCAAGGGGCAGCTTTCCCGGAAGCCTTGGCAGGGCCCATCAGCCTAGCAGGGCATGTGCCAGCTGCAATCAGCCCAGACTCTGACACAGAAGATGAAGAGAAGGGTGTTGGTTAAAGTTAAAGGTGCCTTGGGCACCTTCCCACCTGCCAGCGTCCTGTAGGTTGAGTGTTGACTCAATGTCATCCTAAAGATGACAGTATAACACCTCCCGACCAGTACCCCCCAGAATATCCTAGCGGTGTCACAGGTGAGAATCTTACAGATGGGGCCCAGGGCGCCAGGTTAGGAGTCCACTGAGTGTCCAGGCTAGAAACAAGGCTGAGACACAGCTCTTGGTCCCCCTTGTTCTGCTGGTTCTGGCTTTATACAGAAGTCTCACCTTAACTTCCCGGTCATATCCCCTCACCTCCCAGGTGTGCCTGAGCATCGACCACGCTCAGAAGGTCTTGATCATGGGGGAAGCCCTGGACCTGGGGAAGTGCCGAGCAAGGAAGAGGAATGGGGAACCCTGCACCCAGATTGTCAACCTGGTAGGTCCTGCGGTTTCAGGGGCTTATAccggagagagacagacacaggccAGTCCACTGTGCTTCAGCTCAGGACTCCTTGGACTGAGTTTCCTCCGTGACGAGACATGTCAGTGGGCAGAAGGGACTGTGAGGTTGTAACTGCCTGTTTGGGGGGTGCAGAGCCGGCTCAGTGGGCTGGAGCCCATGCCCTGCCTGCCACGGGCCTAGTTtcagtcccctgaaccctgccaggtgtgaccagaaGACTGATAAAAGTTACTAAGTGTGGGCAGAAGACTGATAAAAGTTACtaagtgtgggcccggagagatagcatgccgatccaggaccaaaggtggttggttcgaatcctggtgtcccatatggtcccccatgcctgccaggagctatttctgagtagatagccaggagtaacccctgagcacccctaggtgtggcccaaaaacaaaaaaaaacaaaaaaaagtgaaaagttaCTAAGTGTATAGTGGGCAAggtgtttgcatgcagccaacttaggttagatccccagaatcccgtagggtctcctgagcactgcccttgTGTCCCAACCCCCCTCAAAGTTAATAATTGGTTGTGGGAgtggggattattcctgactgctcCCAAATAATGCTTAAAGGAACACTTTTGAGGGGTGGCCACATACCTGGGGCAGCTGGGGTGTAGAAGCAAGTGTTAGGGGACAAGTAAGTGCCAGGGTGGAACAACAGTGAGAGATGGGACACACGGGAGCACGACACATTGAGAGGTGAGATGCATAGCCCAATGCTTGCCCACCCACTGTCCCACGCTCCCTTTCCACAGAGGGACTGCGATTACTGCCCGTACCACATCCAGGCCCAGTACAAGCGGCTCAGCGCCAAGCGTTCGGACCTGCAGTCGAGCTTCTCGGGAGGGCGCGTCCCCAAGAAGTTCATCCGAGGTGGTGCCAGCCTGAAGGCGAGACTGTGCCAGGATGGCTTCTACTACGGGGGTGTGTCTTCCGCTTCCTATGCCGCTGCCCTGTAAGTGGTATTCAGGGTCACGAGCTGCACAATACTTTATAGAAGCGGCGGCCTGGGCTCTGGCGTTCTGAGGAGACCAGACACCCTGCCCAAGGGGAGAGtaaggggtgctggggtgcaGGGTCTACCCCAGCCCATGCTtcctctgctcctggcaggtggcATGTGCTGTGTCAGCTGGAAAGTGTGTGTGGTCTCCTGATACCTTCTGAGCGTTTCCCTTGGGCCGACTAGACTGGGGTTCTGGCCCTCTTGTGAATCCTCAAAGTTGTGGGAGTCTTTTGCCGGGCTGAGGTGCCGCCACGGCAGATCCTTTTCCGACTACAGGTTCTCACAAGACTTCTGCCAGCCTCGACCTGTTAGCTTAAAAAGCCCCATCCAGGGGGCCCAGCACAGGGAAACCAGAGCTGGTCCCAGAGCAAAGTATATGGTTCCCATTGGCAATGATGGGGGGTGATCCTACTGTTTATGGGgggctttttggtttgttttgtttggggccatgcggagtgatgctcagaggtttctcccagctctatactcaggaagcTCCTGATTGGGGCTCAGGTACCTCAGGGGATGCCGAGGATGGGACCTGGGTTGACTCCCGTACTAGGCCAGCATCCTCCCCGCTGCTGTCACTCAGACCTCCTGCACTACAGTGCCCCTGAGTGATCAGCCCTTTCGGCCCATCTCTGAGATCTAAGGCGATTTCGTGTCTTTCCAAACTGCAAGGGCAATGCATAGGTGGGCAGTGTGTCAGCCGGAAAGGACTGGGACCAGCTCCTGGGAGCTGCTTTTTTGTGTGGAGAAGACGGGGTCAAGTAGGGCCTCTGTaacctcctcctctccctcctaaGACGGGATGTTCTTAGCCATATTTCCAGCCTGGAAGCCccacctgagcagagccagggtcTGTCTGTTTCCACCTTTTACTGGTGGGCCCCGTCCAGGCATGAGCTGCCAGGAGGACTGGTGCACTCCCAGCTAGGCCTTGTGCaattcttttggccatttggtaTTAAGAGGTGGAGAGGATACTCATCCGAGCCCTGGGACTGAGTGACCCTCCTCCGGGGCTGGCACTGTCGTTTTCAGAGTCCCTAAGAAGCAGGTCCAGACCACTCTGACCAACCTGGTGGTGAAAGGCTCAGACGTGCTCCTCCAGGAGACACGGAAGAAACTCGGTAACTCGCTTTCTTGACTCGCTCCGTTTCGGTCTCTGCTGACCCACATGCACCCAAGAACAGGAAATGGCCACCATTGGGGGGCTGAGATGAGACTCACTAGCCACCATACTAACTAGGCAGCAGGGGGGAAGGACACCAGCTCCATCTGCTCCATGTCCAGGCTGGGCAGGCAGGTGGGAGAGAAGGCACCGGGAATACTAACCCAGCCTTGTACAtctccctagcactgctgggaCAGAGCCCtaagcatgactgggtgtgacccagacccctttcccccccaaaatatacaatGGTGCTCAGTCGCATCTAGGCTTGATCTACTTTGACAACTTCTTGGTGTGGGCCAGAACAGTAGCACAgccaggagggtgtttgccttgcacatggcctgtccaggctcgatccccagcatcccataaagtccccttgagtactgccaggtgtggccccaaaacaggaaATTTTCTTGGCGTATCTGAGCCTGAGCCTATGGGCGAGAGGGGAGACACGGCAGTGCTTAGAAGAACTTACTCCAAGTTCtgtacttgggaatcactcctggtgaggcctTGAGCTTATACAGGATGCAGAGGATGGAATCCCACTTGGCCATGCGCACAGCATGTGGTTCTTACTGGAGGACCACATACATCCCCTCTCCTGTCTGTCACTCCAATCTTCCCGTGAAATAGGCTTTTGCTACTCTGCCGCCTTTCAGCCCCTATAGGCAGATCCAGGGTCCTATCCCCCCAGAAGACCCTCCCCGGCACCTATGAATGTCTGAGGGGATTTAGCAGGTGACACTCACCTGGCCTGGATTGGGGGAGGGTCCTATCCTCTAAAGCTGCTGGACACTCCCTCCTAGAAGCATCAAAAGGCTTGTGCTCAGATGAGTTCAGGGAGCTGATGGATTTGCCGACGTTTGGTGCCCGGAACCTAAAGCAGCATCTGGCAAACGCCACGTCAGGTAGAGTTGGGGCCATtcacacccaccccaccccccaagtcCCAgccctgtgccccccccccccacagtctCTCAGCCTGTGCTTGTGTTGTAGGGGCCCCGGGGAGCTCGAGGCCAGCAATCCAGTCCATCTCAGCGTCGGCCCTCTTGAAGCAGCAGAAGCAGCACATGCTGGAGATGAAGAGGAAAAGGACAGAAGAGATGAGAAAACGGTGGGTAGTGGCCGCCTGCGTCCCTCAGAGCTGCCCTTTCACATTTTGAAAGGTCGGCTGCATGCTTGGTTTAGCTTTGAAAGTCTCAGAATAAGGTGGGAAGGGTTTAATGtaccatatttttgttgttgttttttgttttctgagctacatccagcagtgcacagggcttactcctgactgctcttagatcactcctgacaagctctggggatcctgtggtgccagggatcaaactcgggtcagctgcatgcaaggcaacacatttgcccactgtgctatctttctgggccaaaTAAAACTTGGGGTGTGTGGCTTGAAGCAGTGCTTGGAGGGAGCCTGTGCAGTAAGGGAACCGGGGTTGCCACCTACAAGGCCAGTGCCATACCCCTGCACTCTCCCGCCCCTGAAATCATCTGACAGTGACCTGAGTGTGTCAGCCCCGCTCTGCCTGACTTGGCTGAATCAGGAACTAAGAGGTGCAAGTTAGTGTCTCCCTGGGACAAGGACACTGGTCCCAAGAGGACAGGTATCAGGctacctcaccccacccccacccccgactCCCCCGACTCCTGTGTTTCCCAGCAAACTTAACAGACTGACTCGTGATCCCTGCAGAGACTTGGGGACTGTCCACCTCCAGGGCTGGGAAAGGCCCTGATGGAGGTGAAATGAGTGggtatcctatgggatgctgctCTACAACCTGTCAGTCCCCTCAGGGAAGCCCACTTGCTAACACTGTCCTGCTCTGTCTTTGAAGCTCTCTCCAGAGCTCCGGAGAATTTGAGAGCCCGGCAGTTCCACCCCCTTCTGGGTTCAAGTCCCTGCTGCAAGGAGCTTCCAGGCCACAGCTGGGCAGAGGCCTCTTGGTGGGAGCCGATGTTCTCCTGGACAATAATTCGCCACCACCTAAACTGAAGTTGGGCGCCTTAGCAGAAGCCAAAAAGGTGGGTGAGGCCATGCCAAGATATTTCTAGGGGCCCAGGTCGGCACCTCTTCACTGGTCGTGACCAATGGAGTCAAAGGAAGGTTCCAGAATAAGTGTGTCAGTGTCAGTGCCTTCCATTAGCCCAAACCACCAGCCACTTCGGAGACCCCGCATCTCACCAGCCAAGAGCTGCAGACactggtgggtgggagggaaaattTTCAAAATGGTTGAGAGATGGTTGTGAAGCAGTTTGGTTGGAGGGAACCGTCCCAGAAGCCAAGTCTAGGCAGGCCCAGGCTTAGCTGCCCTAACTAATATTGGGTGGCAGTTAGGGGTGGCCTCTCTCTTCTTGCatttcccagcacccccaagctgaGCCTCACTTCTCAATGCAGATCTGCAGCTACAATGAGAGGGGTAAAGGTTTACTCTGTGCCggagcccccaccccacctcataATGCTGCAGTAGATCCCCATGTTTTTAGCAAGTCCTGTCTGCCCGACCCAGTTTCGGTTTTGAgttttttagaataatttattgtttttgggcggggggggtgggggagagctaggccatacccggcagtgctggggggttacttctggctcctggcaggctcaaaagaccatatgaggtactggggattgaacctgagtccgtcctgggtcaaccacttgaaaggcaaatgcccttctgctgcactagtgctccagccccttttttaacTGAAAGCTGCTAGAATGCAGCCCTCAGGCACTAgtt
Coding sequences within it:
- the MCM10 gene encoding protein MCM10 homolog yields the protein MDGDDENLSLLTSLLKENQGAMNGYPNGGDLWAQAEGGPDAFDELFDADGSGESYTEEVEDETTKEQKENVAYLFGDLTDEEEAAPPTADGALDLRKTNQELQDELRTLQKQMTCLQEKLRVAMITKPAHQTPFPGDRAPRPPLKEKRVQRIQESACFSAELDIPALPKAKRVAPSPKMVLKTPAGPGSSSSRVAAVPAQSTPGNKPDRGRRDQWTESPKASGEATEQVSLETYSGLRLRRPRVSSMEMSRKMAGRKLIRLSQLQEKVASEKLEEIDWVTFGVILNKITPQSCNSGKTFSIWYLTDLHDLTRRVSLFLFGETHKQLWKTAQGSVVGLLNANPMKARHNSEEVCLSIDHAQKVLIMGEALDLGKCRARKRNGEPCTQIVNLRDCDYCPYHIQAQYKRLSAKRSDLQSSFSGGRVPKKFIRGGASLKARLCQDGFYYGGVSSASYAAALVPKKQVQTTLTNLVVKGSDVLLQETRKKLEASKGLCSDEFRELMDLPTFGARNLKQHLANATSGAPGSSRPAIQSISASALLKQQKQHMLEMKRKRTEEMRKRSLQSSGEFESPAVPPPSGFKSLLQGASRPQLGRGLLVGADVLLDNNSPPPKLKLGALAEAKKLAAITKLRAKGQILTKTNPNTIKKPPMDPKAVLQVKDRVEKNIVAGAAPAEEDLEPARKKRKEQLAYLESEEFQKILKAKSRHTGVVKEAEAELQERYFEPLVKKEQLEDKMRSIRELKVRVVTCRTCTYTHFQPRDSCIRERHDLHWHEAVKRFFKCPCGNRAISLDRLPPKLCRKCGLFKWERDGMLKEKTGPKIGGETLLPRGEEHAKFLNSLK